The Acidobacteriota bacterium genome has a segment encoding these proteins:
- the lepA gene encoding elongation factor 4 — protein sequence MSLHTRNFSIIAHIDHGKSTLADRILELTQALPAREMKAQVLDAMDLERERGITIKAHAVTVGHRARDGETYKLNIIDTPGHVDFSYEVSRALKACEGVLLLVDASQGVEAQTLANFYLARENRLSIIPVINKIDLSLADVDHTKEQIEQVLGVDASEAILVSAKEGTNVGDVLEAIVRRIPAPRGRPQAPLKALVFDSWFNAFRGVVALVRVVNGELRVGSEIVLMSNGRRFRVEELGIFTPKPRVEERLGPGDVGYMMAGVKDVADMRVGDTITELRNQNARPLQGFREPKPMVFAGFYPIRTKDHGALHDALHKLRLNDSAFTFAPDKSDALGLGFRCGFLGLLHMEIVQERLEREFDLDLITTAPNVSYRVTLTNKEVVEVNVPSQMPERGRIERIEEPILEAAVFTPAEHVGPILDLLEKRRGVQKRFEYIASDRVHIVYDIPLSEVVMDFYDKLKSASRGYASLDYRVVDMRAAKLVKLDILVNDIPVDALSMVVPRERAYEKGKALVKKLKSYLPRQLFEVPLQAAIGRDVIARETVKAMRKNVIAKCYGGDVTRKRKLLEKQREGKKRMKTVGSVQIPQEAFLAILEV from the coding sequence ATGAGCCTGCACACGCGAAACTTCTCGATCATCGCGCACATTGACCATGGGAAGAGCACGCTCGCGGACCGGATCCTCGAGCTCACGCAGGCGCTTCCCGCGCGCGAGATGAAGGCGCAGGTGCTCGACGCCATGGACCTCGAGCGCGAGCGCGGCATCACCATCAAGGCGCACGCCGTGACGGTCGGGCACCGCGCCCGCGACGGCGAGACGTACAAGCTGAACATCATCGACACGCCCGGCCATGTGGATTTCTCCTACGAGGTCTCGCGCGCCCTCAAGGCCTGCGAGGGGGTGCTTCTTCTGGTGGACGCCTCGCAGGGCGTCGAGGCGCAGACGCTCGCCAATTTCTATCTCGCCCGCGAGAACCGGCTTTCCATCATTCCCGTCATCAACAAGATTGACCTCTCGCTCGCGGACGTGGATCACACGAAGGAGCAAATCGAGCAGGTGCTCGGCGTGGACGCTTCGGAAGCCATCCTCGTGAGCGCCAAGGAAGGAACGAACGTCGGCGACGTTTTGGAAGCCATCGTGAGGCGGATTCCGGCGCCTCGCGGAAGACCGCAAGCGCCGCTTAAGGCGCTGGTTTTCGACTCGTGGTTCAACGCCTTTCGGGGCGTCGTGGCGCTCGTGCGCGTTGTGAACGGGGAACTGCGCGTGGGGAGCGAGATCGTTCTCATGTCGAACGGGCGGCGCTTCCGCGTGGAGGAATTGGGAATTTTCACGCCCAAGCCGCGCGTCGAGGAGCGTCTCGGCCCGGGCGACGTGGGCTACATGATGGCGGGCGTCAAGGACGTGGCCGACATGCGCGTGGGCGACACCATCACGGAGCTCCGGAATCAGAATGCGCGGCCTTTGCAGGGTTTCCGCGAGCCGAAGCCCATGGTTTTTGCGGGCTTCTATCCCATAAGGACGAAGGACCACGGGGCGCTCCACGACGCGCTCCACAAGCTGCGGCTGAACGACTCGGCCTTCACGTTCGCGCCCGACAAAAGCGACGCCCTCGGGCTCGGCTTCCGCTGCGGGTTCCTGGGCTTGCTTCACATGGAGATTGTTCAGGAGCGGCTCGAGCGGGAATTCGACCTCGACCTCATCACGACCGCGCCGAACGTCTCCTACCGCGTCACGCTGACCAATAAGGAGGTTGTCGAGGTGAACGTTCCGAGCCAGATGCCCGAGCGCGGGCGCATCGAACGCATCGAGGAGCCCATCCTGGAGGCCGCCGTCTTTACGCCTGCGGAGCACGTGGGGCCGATTCTCGACCTCTTGGAGAAACGCCGCGGCGTGCAGAAGCGCTTCGAGTACATTGCCTCCGACCGCGTCCACATCGTCTACGACATCCCCCTGAGCGAGGTCGTCATGGACTTTTACGACAAGCTGAAGTCCGCGTCGCGCGGCTACGCCTCGCTCGATTACCGCGTCGTGGACATGCGCGCGGCCAAGCTCGTGAAGCTCGACATCCTCGTGAACGACATCCCCGTGGACGCGCTCTCGATGGTCGTGCCGCGCGAGCGGGCCTACGAGAAGGGCAAGGCGCTCGTCAAGAAGCTCAAGTCCTATCTGCCCCGGCAATTGTTCGAGGTGCCCCTTCAGGCCGCGATCGGGCGCGACGTCATCGCGCGCGAGACCGTCAAGGCGATGCGCAAGAACGTCATAGCGAAGTGCTACGGCGGCGACGTGACGCGCAAGCGCAAGCTGCTCGAAAAACAGAGGGAGGGAAAGAAGCGAATGAAGACCGTCGGGAGCGTGCAGATTCCGCAGGAGGCGTTCCTGGCGATTCTGGAGGTGTAG
- a CDS encoding MATE family efflux transporter: MRDSFQAKKSATSPLTPLTEGSIPRSVLTLAIPTMSGLLCKAAFNIVDIFWVGRLGGEAIAAVSVAGFIFWTLLSLGELADMGVMSLVARRVGERDWPRASYQAWQGVGFSLVTSLIVAAAFLSARGAIFRFMKTPPEVMALGLSYLTIILYGLPALFLFFVLGAIFKGSGDAKTPMCILIFSLALNAALDPVLIFGWLGLPALGVGGAALASVLAHGIGCLIAFSRLPVFMRERMARRILAGLVPDLGLYKRIIQIGAPLSAAGVFFCLVYVFLTRITAHFGVAPMAALGVVHKLESTTYFTHVAFAEASAALVGQGLGARKPGRAEACAWQSVRYAVYISTFVGSIFFVFPEFLMRVFTDDPDIIRAGVTYLRIVAFAQVFEGVDIVLEGAFVGAGNTIPPMLISIPINFARFPIAYFLSFYVFHSATGVWCAVASSMVLGGILMPFWFCRGKWKERKV, from the coding sequence ATGCGAGATTCTTTCCAGGCGAAAAAAAGCGCAACTTCCCCTCTGACGCCGCTTACCGAGGGAAGCATTCCGCGGAGCGTTCTCACGCTTGCGATTCCCACGATGAGCGGCCTTTTGTGCAAAGCGGCCTTTAACATCGTGGACATATTCTGGGTGGGACGGCTCGGGGGCGAGGCCATCGCGGCGGTGAGCGTCGCGGGTTTCATCTTTTGGACGCTCCTTTCGCTTGGGGAGCTGGCCGACATGGGGGTCATGTCCCTTGTGGCGCGGCGCGTGGGAGAGCGCGACTGGCCGCGCGCTTCCTATCAGGCATGGCAGGGTGTCGGATTTTCGCTTGTCACATCGCTGATCGTCGCGGCGGCGTTCCTTTCCGCGCGAGGCGCAATTTTCCGATTCATGAAGACACCGCCTGAGGTCATGGCGCTCGGCCTTTCCTATCTGACAATCATTTTGTACGGGTTGCCGGCGCTGTTTTTGTTTTTCGTGCTCGGGGCCATCTTCAAGGGCTCGGGCGACGCGAAGACGCCCATGTGCATTCTTATTTTCTCGCTCGCTCTCAACGCGGCGCTCGACCCCGTGCTCATATTTGGCTGGCTTGGACTTCCGGCCCTGGGCGTTGGAGGAGCGGCGCTTGCATCCGTCCTCGCACACGGCATCGGGTGCCTCATCGCGTTCTCGCGTCTTCCCGTGTTCATGCGTGAACGCATGGCGCGCCGCATCCTTGCGGGGCTTGTTCCCGACTTGGGACTCTACAAGCGGATTATTCAAATCGGCGCTCCGCTTTCCGCGGCGGGCGTTTTCTTCTGCCTTGTCTACGTGTTCCTTACGCGCATCACGGCGCATTTCGGTGTCGCTCCCATGGCGGCGCTTGGGGTGGTGCACAAGCTCGAGTCGACCACCTACTTCACGCACGTGGCTTTCGCCGAGGCGTCCGCGGCGCTCGTGGGGCAGGGCCTTGGCGCCCGCAAGCCCGGACGCGCCGAGGCCTGCGCGTGGCAAAGCGTGCGCTATGCGGTCTATATATCCACCTTCGTTGGATCGATCTTCTTTGTGTTTCCCGAGTTCCTCATGCGCGTCTTCACTGACGATCCCGACATCATCCGGGCCGGTGTCACCTACCTGCGCATAGTGGCGTTCGCGCAGGTATTTGAGGGGGTCGACATCGTCCTCGAAGGGGCGTTCGTCGGGGCGGGCAACACGATCCCCCCCATGCTTATCAGCATTCCCATAAATTTTGCGAGATTCCCCATAGCCTACTTCCTGTCGTTTTATGTTTTCCACTCGGCGACCGGCGTCTGGTGCGCCGTCGCCTCGAGCATGGTCCTGGGCGGAATCCTGATGCCGTTCTGGTTCTGTCGCGGAAAGTGGAAGGAGCGCAAGGTCTAA
- a CDS encoding acetyl-CoA C-acetyltransferase: MFQEVVIVEGARTAMVDYMGDFSDVSAIELGAIAAKEAVRRSGFSPEEFDHVFMGNALQTSADALYCARHVGLKAGLPVGMPALTVNRLCGSGIESIAQAAKAILLGEGKVILAGGAENMTQAPHVIRGLRRGLSFGEGHMEDSLWTALRDTYCGCMMAETAESLAREQKISRREQDEFALQSQKRAKAAEEAGKFREEIVPVEVQVRKEKKLVSHDTHLRPEMTLEALQGLPPYFSEDGFVTVGNAFGIVDGGAAVVATTVDEMKAKGAKPLGRIVSWASAGVEPRVMGLGPIPSVRKALERASLRLSDIKLFEINEAFAAQYIAVERELGLDRSRVNVNGGAIALGHPLGMTGTRLVYTLLKELRRRGGGFGVAAACIGGGQGIAMVVET; this comes from the coding sequence ATGTTTCAAGAAGTCGTCATCGTCGAGGGAGCGCGAACCGCGATGGTGGACTACATGGGCGATTTTTCCGACGTGTCCGCTATCGAGCTGGGAGCCATAGCCGCAAAGGAAGCAGTTCGGCGTTCTGGATTCTCGCCCGAGGAGTTTGACCACGTCTTTATGGGAAACGCTCTTCAAACCTCGGCCGACGCCCTCTACTGCGCGCGGCACGTGGGCCTCAAAGCAGGGCTTCCCGTGGGGATGCCGGCGCTTACGGTGAACCGTCTTTGCGGCTCGGGCATCGAGAGCATTGCACAGGCGGCGAAGGCGATTCTTCTGGGTGAAGGCAAGGTCATCCTTGCAGGCGGAGCGGAAAACATGACCCAGGCACCACACGTCATCCGCGGGCTTCGCCGCGGGCTTTCGTTTGGTGAAGGGCACATGGAGGATTCGCTCTGGACCGCGCTGCGGGACACATACTGCGGCTGCATGATGGCCGAGACGGCCGAGAGCTTGGCGCGCGAGCAAAAGATTTCGCGCCGCGAGCAGGACGAGTTTGCCCTGCAAAGTCAGAAGCGCGCGAAGGCCGCTGAGGAGGCAGGAAAGTTCCGAGAGGAAATCGTTCCCGTTGAGGTTCAGGTGCGCAAGGAGAAAAAGCTTGTGAGCCATGACACGCATTTGCGCCCCGAGATGACGCTCGAGGCGCTTCAAGGCTTGCCTCCGTATTTTTCGGAAGACGGATTCGTCACGGTCGGGAACGCCTTTGGAATCGTGGACGGCGGAGCGGCCGTCGTCGCCACCACAGTGGACGAGATGAAGGCAAAGGGGGCAAAACCCCTGGGACGCATCGTCTCGTGGGCCTCGGCGGGTGTCGAGCCGCGCGTGATGGGCTTGGGGCCCATTCCCTCCGTGCGGAAGGCGCTTGAGCGCGCGAGCTTGAGACTCTCCGACATCAAGCTTTTTGAAATCAACGAAGCCTTTGCCGCGCAGTACATTGCCGTCGAGCGCGAGCTCGGCCTTGATCGCTCGCGAGTGAACGTAAACGGTGGCGCCATTGCGCTGGGGCATCCGCTCGGCATGACAGGGACGCGGCTCGTCTATACGCTTTTGAAAGAACTTCGTCGCCGCGGGGGAGGTTTCGGCGTTGCCGCGGCCTGCATCGGCGGCGGCCAAGGAATTGCAATGGTGGTGGAAACCTAA
- a CDS encoding RNA-binding protein, giving the protein MNIYVGNLSFDLTEDALRQEFEAHGEVASVSIIRDKFSGRSRGFGFVEMPSDEQAKAAIAGLNGKTVLGRNLTVNEARPRKEGGGKDRKPFGGRRQ; this is encoded by the coding sequence ATGAACATTTACGTCGGAAACCTGTCCTTCGACCTGACGGAAGATGCGCTTCGTCAAGAGTTCGAAGCGCATGGCGAAGTCGCTTCGGTGAGTATTATCCGGGATAAATTCTCGGGTCGCTCACGTGGGTTTGGTTTCGTCGAGATGCCCAGTGACGAACAGGCGAAAGCCGCCATCGCCGGGTTAAACGGAAAGACCGTTTTGGGCCGCAATCTTACCGTGAACGAAGCCCGGCCGCGAAAGGAAGGCGGCGGCAAGGACCGGAAGCCTTTCGGCGGCAGGCGCCAATAA